A section of the Rhizomicrobium sp. genome encodes:
- a CDS encoding ATP-binding protein, giving the protein MISIAALGGQAVRTIADFRADILRSLFPSTPTELRLVDDQLAMAHKGTWANMFVAPLAAALLSLAEYHLLPLRHLVFWPCALALGYTAGTLYYRRLLATADHSQADIRRRSRAFARLTIVLGGLWCGMCYDLLVPGNIESEAMMFTALACSLSAWSSIGAYHLASAAGAMPGYFATLLAIPLADSRTGGFLLAGLAIGYWILMRAHLMMNYTTRERMLLLEYERSGLIDNLKAAKDESDAARYKAEQASMAKSAFLANMSHELRTPLNAILGFSEIIATKAMGPGAIAQYAEYGGYIHGSGEHLLSLINDILDLAKIEAGRLSLREAELDLRVSMDEVAQMMRARAVAGGLTLAVHVERAFPNVFADERAVRQILVNLASNAIKFTQPGGRVTAFANVLRDGTLAFGIADNGVGIPPEEHAKVFESFGQGRHDAILADKGTGLGLPIVKGLAEAHGGRVTLQSARNEGTRVTVVLPRERARMKLRAAS; this is encoded by the coding sequence TTGATATCGATCGCCGCCTTGGGCGGGCAAGCCGTACGGACGATCGCGGATTTCCGCGCCGACATCCTGCGCTCGCTGTTCCCCTCGACGCCGACCGAACTGAGGCTGGTCGACGACCAGCTTGCCATGGCGCACAAGGGGACATGGGCCAACATGTTCGTCGCGCCCCTGGCGGCGGCCCTGCTCTCGCTCGCCGAATATCACCTGCTGCCGCTTCGGCATCTCGTCTTCTGGCCGTGCGCGCTCGCCCTCGGCTATACCGCCGGCACGCTTTACTATCGCAGGCTTCTGGCGACAGCGGACCATTCGCAGGCCGACATCCGGCGGCGTTCGCGCGCTTTCGCTCGTCTCACCATCGTCCTGGGCGGCCTCTGGTGCGGCATGTGCTACGACCTTCTGGTGCCGGGCAATATCGAGAGCGAAGCCATGATGTTCACGGCTCTCGCCTGTTCGCTGTCGGCCTGGAGCTCGATCGGGGCGTATCATCTGGCCTCGGCGGCGGGGGCGATGCCGGGATACTTCGCCACGCTGCTGGCCATTCCGCTGGCCGATAGCCGGACCGGCGGCTTCCTGCTCGCGGGCCTGGCGATCGGCTACTGGATATTGATGCGCGCCCATCTGATGATGAACTATACCACGCGCGAGCGCATGCTGCTTCTGGAGTATGAGCGTTCCGGGCTGATCGACAATCTGAAAGCGGCCAAGGATGAATCCGATGCTGCGCGCTACAAGGCCGAACAAGCGAGCATGGCGAAGTCCGCCTTTCTCGCCAATATGAGCCACGAGCTGCGCACGCCGCTGAACGCGATCCTCGGCTTTTCCGAAATCATCGCGACAAAGGCGATGGGACCGGGAGCGATCGCGCAATACGCGGAATACGGAGGCTATATCCACGGATCGGGCGAGCACCTGCTCTCGCTGATCAACGACATCCTGGACCTCGCCAAGATCGAAGCCGGCCGCCTCAGCCTGCGCGAGGCCGAACTCGACCTGCGCGTCTCGATGGACGAGGTCGCGCAGATGATGAGGGCGCGCGCGGTCGCCGGCGGCCTGACGCTGGCCGTGCATGTCGAGCGGGCTTTCCCGAACGTGTTCGCCGACGAGCGGGCGGTGCGTCAGATCCTCGTCAACTTGGCGTCCAACGCGATCAAGTTCACCCAGCCCGGCGGTCGCGTGACGGCGTTCGCGAACGTACTCCGGGACGGCACGCTGGCCTTCGGCATCGCCGACAACGGGGTCGGCATCCCGCCGGAGGAGCACGCCAAGGTGTTCGAGAGCTTCGGACAGGGCCGTCACGACGCCATCCTGGCGGACAAGGGCACGGGATTGGGCCTTCCCATCGTCAAGGGGCTGGCCGAGGCGCATGGCGGCCGCGTCACGCTGCAGAGCGCCCGGAACGAAGGCACGCGCGTCACCGTCGTCCTGCCGCGCGAGCGGGCGCGCATGAAG
- a CDS encoding putative quinol monooxygenase, translated as MAIGVIATIKIKEGTNAAFEAVAKDLMAAVRAKEPGNLFYQFCKADPTTYVVMEVYADQAAVEAHRNSEHFKMIGVNMGPVMTGRPEIQILETV; from the coding sequence ATGGCTATCGGCGTGATCGCGACGATCAAGATCAAGGAAGGCACGAACGCGGCGTTCGAGGCCGTGGCGAAGGACCTGATGGCTGCGGTGCGCGCCAAGGAGCCGGGCAACCTGTTCTACCAGTTCTGCAAGGCCGATCCCACGACCTATGTCGTGATGGAGGTCTATGCCGACCAGGCGGCGGTGGAAGCGCACCGCAATTCCGAGCACTTCAAGATGATCGGCGTGAACATGGGCCCCGTCATGACGGGCCGGCCCGAAATCCAGATTCTCGAGACGGTCTAG
- a CDS encoding HAMP domain-containing sensor histidine kinase, which translates to MSASPPSTSTGAREQKLALDQLGLALRNLQPNAWMMPALAAVICILFRQWLPAGQLVLWFAVVAVAGIPIALVSRRYGAGMPAEGGRPLLIATAAYFVFAVGWASLGFFLWVPHNDLACLIVIMLLACTVAGNGALVGASRALTIVSYGCYGLSLVLAPLQSGGTVYNGLALLAVLYIAYMIYMSRQIFLTARDMLLLRYEKNDLIDALARSKAESDAAREHAEAASRAKSQFLANMSHELRTPLNAILGFSEMITSRVFAEKPNKHYEYAGLIHDSGHHLLTLINDILDLAKIEAGSWTLRESEFDLAAIAVETTAMVRPRAEANGSSLETRIEQGLPRLRCDERALKQILLNLMSNAIKFTPQGGRVTVFARAGRDGGVVFGVSDTGVGIAREDQERVFQNFGQGRHDVVIADKGTGLGLPIVKGLVEAHDGRIELLSTVGEGTTVIVHLPAARVVAAKAMAVAV; encoded by the coding sequence ATGTCCGCGAGTCCGCCGAGCACGAGTACCGGCGCGCGCGAGCAAAAGCTCGCGCTGGATCAACTCGGCCTGGCGTTGCGCAATCTCCAACCCAATGCGTGGATGATGCCGGCGCTCGCCGCCGTGATCTGCATCCTGTTCCGTCAGTGGTTGCCGGCAGGGCAGCTTGTCCTATGGTTCGCCGTCGTGGCGGTGGCCGGAATCCCGATCGCGCTGGTGTCGCGGCGCTATGGCGCAGGGATGCCGGCCGAAGGCGGCCGGCCCCTGCTGATCGCCACGGCCGCCTATTTCGTGTTCGCCGTCGGATGGGCATCGCTCGGCTTCTTCCTCTGGGTGCCGCATAACGACCTCGCCTGCCTGATCGTCATCATGCTGCTGGCCTGCACGGTCGCGGGAAACGGAGCGCTGGTCGGCGCGAGCCGGGCGCTGACGATCGTGTCCTATGGCTGCTATGGCCTTTCGCTGGTGCTGGCGCCGCTGCAGAGCGGCGGCACGGTCTATAACGGGCTGGCGCTGCTGGCGGTGCTCTACATCGCTTATATGATCTACATGTCGCGTCAGATATTCCTGACGGCGCGCGACATGCTGCTGCTGCGGTACGAGAAGAACGATCTCATCGACGCGCTGGCGCGCTCCAAGGCGGAATCGGACGCCGCCCGCGAGCACGCGGAGGCCGCGAGCCGCGCCAAGTCCCAGTTCCTCGCCAATATGAGCCACGAGCTGCGCACGCCGCTCAACGCCATACTGGGCTTTTCCGAGATGATCACGTCGCGGGTGTTCGCGGAAAAGCCGAACAAGCACTATGAATATGCCGGCCTTATCCACGATTCCGGCCATCACCTGCTGACGCTGATCAACGACATCCTCGACCTCGCCAAGATCGAGGCGGGGAGCTGGACGTTGCGCGAATCCGAATTCGACCTGGCGGCGATCGCGGTCGAGACGACGGCGATGGTGCGGCCCCGCGCCGAAGCCAATGGCAGCAGCCTCGAAACCCGGATCGAGCAAGGCCTGCCGCGCCTGCGTTGCGACGAGCGCGCCCTCAAGCAGATCCTGCTGAACCTCATGTCCAACGCGATCAAATTCACCCCGCAAGGGGGCCGCGTGACCGTGTTCGCGCGAGCCGGCCGGGACGGCGGCGTCGTGTTCGGCGTGAGCGATACGGGCGTCGGCATCGCGCGCGAAGACCAGGAGCGCGTATTCCAGAATTTCGGTCAGGGCCGTCACGACGTCGTCATCGCCGACAAGGGCACCGGCCTCGGGCTTCCGATCGTCAAGGGCCTGGTCGAGGCACATGACGGCCGCATCGAGCTGTTGAGCACGGTCGGCGAAGGCACGACCGTGATCGTGCACCTGCCCGCCGCCCGCGTCGTCGCGGCCAAGGCGATGGCCGTCGCGGTTTAG
- a CDS encoding isoprenylcysteine carboxylmethyltransferase family protein, whose translation MSIRVLFYAIWVAWAVSWFVAAAWTSRTQKRPAFSVTYRIFTLVGAILLLDIVPLPRVTLWLAPNGVVLALAAVTAAGFAFSWWARIHLGRLWSGAITRKENHRVVDTGPYRIVRHPIYTGIIVASYATAAAQGTLAVFAGATLMALGWYIKARLEERFLRTELGAEAYDAYARKTAMLVPFARF comes from the coding sequence ATGTCGATCAGGGTGCTGTTTTACGCCATCTGGGTCGCCTGGGCGGTGTCGTGGTTCGTCGCCGCGGCCTGGACGTCGCGCACGCAGAAGCGACCAGCCTTCAGCGTAACCTATCGCATCTTCACGCTGGTCGGCGCCATACTGCTGCTGGACATCGTACCCCTACCCCGGGTGACGCTGTGGCTCGCGCCCAACGGCGTCGTGCTGGCGCTCGCGGCGGTGACTGCGGCGGGGTTCGCCTTCTCCTGGTGGGCGCGAATCCATCTCGGCCGGCTGTGGTCCGGCGCCATCACGCGCAAGGAAAACCACCGGGTCGTCGACACGGGGCCTTATCGCATCGTGCGGCACCCGATCTACACAGGCATCATCGTCGCGAGCTACGCCACGGCCGCGGCGCAAGGCACGTTGGCGGTTTTCGCCGGCGCGACACTCATGGCGCTCGGCTGGTACATCAAGGCGCGGCTCGAAGAGCGATTCCTGCGCACGGAATTGGGCGCCGAGGCGTATGACGCCTATGCGCGCAAGACCGCGATGCTGGTGCCGTTCGCGAGATTCTAG
- a CDS encoding crotonase/enoyl-CoA hydratase family protein, whose amino-acid sequence MPALLLEKNGTVVTLTINRPESRNPLGEEGDGPLFAEACAAINDDREVRCAILTGAGSAFSAGGNVKAMRERSGSFAGAGIHIRERYRTGIHRIVKSLWNLEVPLIAAVNGPAIGLGNDVACLADMRLAADTAVFGATFLRIGLVPGDGGSWILPRTIGHARAAELFFTGDTVDAQTALAWGLVSRVVPAATLMDEARALAARIVRQPPDVLRMTKRMMREGQNVSFDIIMEMSAAYQSLAHLTEDHQEAVSAFFEKRQGIYKGQ is encoded by the coding sequence ATGCCCGCCTTGCTGCTCGAGAAGAACGGTACCGTCGTCACGCTCACGATCAACCGCCCGGAGAGCCGCAATCCCCTGGGTGAGGAGGGCGATGGCCCGCTCTTCGCCGAGGCCTGCGCCGCGATCAATGACGACCGCGAAGTGCGCTGCGCGATCCTGACGGGCGCCGGTTCCGCTTTCTCGGCCGGAGGCAATGTGAAGGCGATGCGCGAGCGCTCCGGCAGCTTCGCCGGCGCCGGCATCCACATTCGCGAGCGCTACCGCACCGGTATCCATCGCATCGTCAAGAGCCTGTGGAACCTCGAAGTGCCCCTGATCGCGGCGGTGAACGGCCCCGCCATCGGCCTCGGCAACGACGTCGCCTGTCTTGCCGATATGCGGCTCGCCGCCGACACGGCGGTCTTCGGCGCGACCTTCCTGCGCATCGGCCTGGTGCCGGGTGATGGCGGCTCGTGGATTCTGCCGCGCACCATCGGCCATGCCCGCGCCGCCGAGCTGTTCTTCACCGGCGACACGGTAGACGCGCAGACCGCGCTCGCCTGGGGCCTCGTCAGCCGTGTCGTGCCGGCGGCCACGCTGATGGATGAGGCGCGCGCCCTGGCCGCCCGGATCGTGCGTCAGCCGCCGGATGTCCTGCGCATGACCAAGCGCATGATGCGCGAGGGGCAGAACGTCAGCTTCGACATCATCATGGAGATGTCCGCCGCCTATCAGTCCCTGGCGCATCTGACCGAGGATCATCAGGAGGCCGTCTCCGCCTTCTTCGAAAAGCGCCAGGGCATCTACAAGGGGCAGTAA